The window TCGACGCCAACACCAACGCCAACACCGACACCGACAACCAGACCGACCTCCACCGCTTCACCCACGCCCACGCCTCACGCTGTGCGCGCGGTGCTCATCAGCGAAATTGCCTGGGCAGGCACGGCAGCCTCGGCCAACGACGAGTGGATTGAACTCTACAACGCCACCGACCACGCCATCGACCTCGACGGCTGGCACCTCACCGCCGCCGATGGCACGCCCCACATCGTGCTGCACGGCACCATCCCCGCCCACGGCTTCTACCTCCTGGAACGCACCGACGATTCCACCGTCGCCGACATCCCCGCCGACCAGATCTACACCGGCGCGCTGGAAAACGGCGGCGAAAGCCTGACCCTCACCGACCCTTCTGGGGCCATCATCGACACTGCCAACGCGGACGGCGGCGCGTG is drawn from Chloroflexota bacterium and contains these coding sequences:
- a CDS encoding lamin tail domain-containing protein; its protein translation is MGGSRKTQWVMMLPVALLSMWVMMSAPRAFAFSATAAAATGETPTLTTTSPSPTPTLALTATATSTPTPTPTPTPTTRPTSTASPTPTPHAVRAVLISEIAWAGTAASANDEWIELYNATDHAIDLDGWHLTAADGTPHIVLHGTIPAHGFYLLERTDDSTVADIPADQIYTGALENGGESLTLTDPSGAIIDTANADGGAWPAGNAASRATMERIGLAPDSDAAWGTNTGFLTHGHDAHGNPLRGTAKWTNSVNFPTPTPSPTPT